A section of the Acanthochromis polyacanthus isolate Apoly-LR-REF ecotype Palm Island chromosome 13, KAUST_Apoly_ChrSc, whole genome shotgun sequence genome encodes:
- the or95a1 gene encoding odorant receptor 129-1, protein MQNLTELPVNATSQTSLSVIIKVCIVIPFFCAFLCCIGVMLHIFASHRQFLDTSRYILFAYMLINDTLQILSSVLLFLFVMGQVKLVLVCCVPLLLLSTATFQNTLLILATMSLERYVAIFYPLQRPAAWRSDRIWIIILSLWLLSCTYPIIEFAIGELDPAVDALSTPVSCKVTVVNSSAVQMLFKAAFYVLMFTLVAVVILFTYVRILMETRKMRQNRASVSKAMHTVLLHGFQLLLCLLAFTHPITETLIVLHANWLPEDIAFFNYFCFILIPRFLSPLIYGFRDQNLRDYIGKTFLCCSNNIKAAVIGKLQDSLSAS, encoded by the coding sequence ATGCAGAATCTGACTGAACTCCCAGTGAATGCGACTTCACAAACAAGCCTGTCTGTGATCATCAAGGTGTGCATAGTCATCCCCTTCTTCTGCGCCTTCCTCTGCTGCATCGGTGTCATGCTGCACATCTTTGCGTCTCACAGGCAGTTCCTGGACACGTCGCGTTACATCCTGTTTGCCTACATGCTGATCAACGACACGCTGCAGATCCTGTCCTCTGTGCTGCTCTTCCTCTTCGTCATGGGTCAGGTGAAGCTGGTGCTGGTCTGCTGTGTCCCTCTGCTGCTCCTATCCACTGCCACTTTCCAGAACACTCTCCTAATCCTGGCCACGATGTCACTGGAGCGTTATGTTGCCATCTTCTACCCCCTGCAGCGTCCGGCCGCCTGGCGCTCGGACCGCATCTGGATCATCATTCTGTCCCTGTGGCTCCTCAGCTGCACTTACCCCATCATAGAATTTGCCATTGGGGAGCTAGACCCCGCTGTGGATGCCCTCTCCACCCCTGTGTCCTGCAAAGTTACTGTTGTAAACTCGTCTGCAGTCCAGATGTTGTTCAAAGCTGCATTTTATGTGCTTATGTTCACTTTAGTGGCTGTTGTTATCCTCTTTACATATGTGAGAATCCTGATGGAAACCAGGAAGATGAGGCAGAACAGAGCATCAGTAAGCAAAGCCATGCACACTGTTCTGCTGCATGgcttccagctgctgctctgcctgTTGGCTTTCACTCACCCCATCACCGAGACTCTCATAGTGCTGCATGCTAACTGGCTACCAGAAGATATCGCCTTTTTCAATTACTTCTGCTTCATCCTGATCCCCCGCTTCCTCAGCCCGCTCATCTACGGCTTCAGAGATCAGAATCTCAGAGACTACATCGGCAAAACCTTCCTCTGCTGCTCAAACAACATCAAAGCTGCTGTCATTGGCAAACTGCAGGACAGTCTGTCTGCTTCATGA